Proteins from a genomic interval of Diprion similis isolate iyDipSimi1 chromosome 10, iyDipSimi1.1, whole genome shotgun sequence:
- the LOC124411739 gene encoding uncharacterized protein LOC124411739, giving the protein MAKYFIFVVTTFLIVVSAVQAQAAQSGCNCAVFPMNSQTPIIEQSLQYNVSCDEEGAEICSQLCVALAQGAKDKAPAMICEKFDSRASSITPAVFARSCGSKDEWKFTGLKSPEPICCRDGKESACGDSDTPI; this is encoded by the exons ATGGCCAAGTATTTCATCTTCGTCGTAACGACATTTCTCATCGTTGTATCAGCTGT CCAGGCGCAAGCAGCCCAAAGTGGATGCAACTGTGCAGTCTTCCCGATGAACAGCCAAACCCCGATAATCGAGCAATCGCTGCAGTACAACGTGAGCTGTGACGAGGAAGGGGCTGAAATCTGTTCTCAACTCTGCGTCGCTCTG GCTCAAGGTGCGAAGGACAAGGCACCGGCAATGATTTGTGAGAAGTTTGATTCCCGTGCGAGCAGCATCACACCTGCCGTTTTCGCGAGATCCTGCGGGAGCAAAGACGAGTGGAAGTTCACCGGGCTGAAGAGCCCGGAACCGATTTGCTGTCGTGATGGCAAGGAGTCAGCGTGCGGGGACTCGGATACTCCAATCTAG
- the LOC124411736 gene encoding uncharacterized protein LOC124411736: MATYLKPTSKLFDLPSRASAELNLADLMCPVCRGILIEPVTLPCAHSLCLRCLNGTIQHNSLSCPLCRVRVGSWLRTATKSDTLVNGQLWKLIKARFSKEIQAKHDGVETDLDSGFGRTNKILSAAGEIRREYEAQLQLAEEERRRLREAERIASEALIRKIQAEERHHITQLVKDRAVAKDLAKRHTGDKVKVREKHADERGAACDRETQIAKTAAAELTKLTERVEWNSNIALISKLRAERYASDTKSGVSNSYKCPAEKFQSPKCNELTSLANKSTKHQVATKIRPLPAQSYASKPGCSTSKIYGTQSKEELHVPSDVLNRKPKSLGVEVCLGTGEDDQRIGSAESSCSHDSINIEIHHFKPIKAMPRTPLGVTSDGCPIDPKLIRVVAILQQVQNAIPKPPLASKFKQLSTCSYSAFKGKTKKVLKLEQCPTISSVVKDELESRPSTSHCPNQPQSNPSKLAKSQVSETVRRLDLSSEIPYDGNKNYAKNINRIINGTKVSKKLILDEDVAVSTAHQKYDSPAKFKRRKRCSSSNDREETNTDQKTNNSGDEASSSNSSRNNSWSLPPDGPNDAVENIAERIKKRKMSRGVKSKLQNAESPEKQRCTAAEKKSATVRKPLTETTRSAAKQTTNARLGGQLKKARCTRSEDEDTESQVDSESVVETVAIYGSRKSTRTSTRSGGELKGEKTTTTKSHQASEMQCSDLEEEAEEEEDEDEEVREQRRIERLLLQEKKDFELAQRLQAKFDEMERISGRTRGSRRSRFNSRNIEQVLAVDGVGIRDRFSKQLRIQGKDTSVLENDKRRVTRRRCGLRRRSP; this comes from the exons ATGGCGACGTATTTGAAACCAACGTCAAAATTGTTTGACCTTCCTTCGCGCGCGTCCGCGGAATTGAATCTTGCCGACTTGATGTGCCCCGTGTGCAGGGGGATCCTGATCGAACCTGTGACCCTCCCCTGTGCCCACAGTCTCTGCTTGAGGTGCCTCAACGGGACGATACAGCACAACAGCCTAAGCTGTCCTCTGTGCAGAGTGAGAGTAGGTTCCTGGCTAAGGACGGCCACCAAGTCGGATACTCTCGTCAACGGTCAGCTATGGAAGCTGATCAAGGCCAGGTTCTCCAAGGAAATACAGGCTAAGCACGATGGCGTGGAAACTGACCTCGATTCCG gatTTGGGAGGACGAACAAAATTCTGAGCGCAGCTGGTGAAATTCGTCGGGAATACGAGGCACAACTGCAACTTGCAGAAGAGGAAAGAAGGCGGCTACGAGAGGCGGAACGAATTGCAAGCGAGGCGTTGATTCGTAAGATACAGGCAGAGGAGCGGCATCATATCACACAGTTGGTCAAGGATCGCGCAGTCGCTAAAGATCTGGCCAAGAGACATACTGGAGACAAAGTCAAGGTGAGAGAAAAACATGCCGACGAGCGAGGAGCCGCATGCGACAGAGAGACGCAAATTGCCAAGACGGCTGCGGCTGAGTTGACCAAGTTGACAGAGCGAGTAGAATGGAATTCGAATATCGCTTTGATCTCTAAACTGCGCGCAGAAAGATATGCCTCTGATACAAAATCAGGGGTTTCCAATTCCTATAAGTGCCCTGCAGAAAAGTTCCAATCCCCAAAGTGCAACGAGCTCACGAGCCTTGCAAATAAGTCAACCAAACACCAAGTCGCGACCAAGATCAGGCCACTTCCCGCCCAGAGCTATGCATCCAAGCCTGGCTGCTCGACTTCCAAGATCTATGGCACTCAGAGCAAGGAGGAGCTCCATGTGCCCAGCGATGTCTTGAACAGGAAACCGAAAAGCCTAGGTGTTGAGGTCTGCTTGGGGACTGGTGAGGATGACCAGCGCATAGGGAGTGCAGAGAGCAGCTGCAGCCATGACAGCATAAACATAGAGATACACCATTTCAAACCCATTAAAGCAATGCCGAGGACACCGCTGGGAGTGACGTCAG ATGGTTGCCCAATCGACCCTAAGCTGATCAGAGTTGTCGCCATATTGCAACAAGTACAAAATGCCATTCCTAAACCTCCATTAGCATCGAAGTTCAAGCAATTGTCGACATGCTCCTACAGTGCGTTCAAAG gaaaaacgaagaaagtgTTGAAACTGGAGCAGTGTCCAACGATTAGCAGCGTTGTGAAAGATGAACTGGAAAGCAGGCCATCAACATCACACTGTCCGAACCAGCCGCAGTCAAATCCGAGCAAATTAGCAAAATCTCAGGTATCAGAGACAGTCCGCAGGCTGGATTTGTCCTCAGAGATTCCGTACGACGGTAACAAAAATTACGCAAAAAACATAAACAGGATAATAAACGGTACTAAGGTGAGCAAGAAGTTGATCCTCGACGAGGATGTGGCAGTTTCAACGGCACATCAAAAGTACGACAGTCCAGCAAAGTTCAAACGAAGGAAACGTTGCTCCTCCAGCAATGACAGGGAGGAAACGAACACGgaccaaaaaacaaacaactcTGGAGACGAGGCGTCAAGTTCAAATTCCTCCCGTAACAATTCTTGGTCTCTCCCGCCGGACGGCCCCAACGACGCCGTCGAAAATATTGCCGAGAGGAtaaaaaaacggaagatgtCCCGCGGCGTTAAGAGTAAACTGCAAAACGCGGAATCTCCTGAGAAGCAACGTTGCACGGCTGCCGAGAAAAAGAGTGCAACCGTACGAAAACCGCTCACAGAGACGACTAGGTCAGCTGCAAAGCAAACGACCAACGCGAGGCTTGGTGGCCAGCTGAAGAAAGCTAGGTGTACCAGGTCCGAGGACGAGGACACCGAGTCGCAGGTTGATTCGGAGTCTGTGGTTGAGACGGTTGCGATCTACGGCAGCAGAAAGTCGACAAGAACCTCGACCAGAAGCGGCGGAGAGTTGAAAGGCGAAAAAACTACGACGACGAAATCCCACCAAGCGTCTGAAATGCAATGTTCAGACCTAGAAGAAGAAGCggaggaagaagaggatgaagatgaagaggTACGAGAGCAGCGGCGGATAGAGAGGCTGCTTCTGCAGGAGAAGAAGGACTTTGAGCTCGCCCAAAGACTGCAGGCAAAGTTCGACGAGATGGAGAGGATTTCTGGGCGCACGCGAGGCTCTCGGCGTAGTCGGTTCAACTCGAGGAACATAGAGCAGGTCCTCGCAGTTGACGGCGTTGGCATCAGGGATAGATTTAGCAAGCAGCTGCGCATCCAGGGGAAGGATACTTCCGTGTTGGAAAACGACAAGCGCCGTGTGACTCGAAGACGATGTGGTCTACGACGAAGATCACCGTGA